A single region of the Leptodactylus fuscus isolate aLepFus1 chromosome 5, aLepFus1.hap2, whole genome shotgun sequence genome encodes:
- the PBDC1 gene encoding protein PBDC1: MEAPGDLGGLGSLGAAEALSVAEALSLPAESYGNDPNVEMVWAMKAYQHAEVYFNLISSVDPRLLKLTRLDDKIYTIFRSEFPDLRIDVIDPEDLKSPAAKEKWRPFCMQFEKEVEDFNYGTLLRLDSSKEYTEENTIFSTRIQFFAVEIARNREGCNDAVYNHRAKEAAK, encoded by the exons ATGGAGGCTCCGGGAGATTTGGGTGGTTTAGGTTCGTTG GGAGCAGCAGAAGCACTGTCAGTGGCAGAGGCGTTGTCTCTTCCTGCAGAGTCTTATGGCAATGAT CCCAATGTGGAGATGGTGTGGGCCATGAAGGCGTATCAGCACGCGGAGGTGTACTTTAAT CTTATATCCTCGGTTGACCCTCGCCTCCTGAAACTGACCCGATTAGACGATAAGATCTACACAATTTTTCGATCAGAATTTCCAGACCTTCGTATTGATGTTATCGACCCTGAAGATCTCAAGTCCCCGGCAGCCAAAGAG AAATGGAGGCCTTTCTGCATGCAGTTCGAGAAAGAGGTGGAAGACTTTAACTACGGGACCTTGTTAAGACTGGACAGCAGCAAGGAGTATACGGAGGAGAATACCATCTTCT CTACCAGAATTCAATTCTTTGCCGTAGAAATAGCACGGAACAGAGAAGGCTGTAATGACGCCGTTTACAATCACAGAGCGAAAGAAGCTGCAAAGTGA